One Aneurinibacillus migulanus genomic region harbors:
- a CDS encoding DUF2089 family protein produces the protein MDFKEVPNWILSLDGEDVEFIKNFILNSGSLKEIAKIYDVSYPTVRIRLDRLIQKVKLNDNLENEEFISFIKKLSIDDHISLEAAKLIIDKYKSERGDT, from the coding sequence ATGGATTTTAAAGAGGTTCCAAATTGGATTTTGTCTTTGGATGGTGAAGATGTTGAATTCATTAAAAATTTTATTTTGAATTCAGGTTCTTTGAAAGAAATAGCAAAAATTTATGATGTTTCTTACCCTACGGTAAGAATTAGGTTAGATCGGTTAATTCAAAAAGTAAAACTAAACGATAATCTAGAGAACGAAGAATTCATTAGTTTTATTAAGAAACTGTCTATAGATGACCATATTAGTTTAGAAGCTGCAAAATTGATTATTGACAAATATAAAAGTGAAAGAGGCGATACTTAA